One segment of Synechococcus sp. A15-24 DNA contains the following:
- a CDS encoding GNAT family N-acetyltransferase gives MSSLTARWHRSIQEIPEKHWQALVGNQAIPFYRWSWLEALESSGSIVPEQGWQPLHLALWREDIPIAVAPLYLKGHSYGEFVFDQTFARLAGDLGLRYYPKLLGMSPVSPVLGYRFHVLPGEDEAELTAVLLQAIDAFCEHHSILSCNFLYVDPQWRPLAEAAGCATWLNQQSLWSRGDDQSFDDYLNGFNANQRRNIKRERKAVAKAGLMVTPLTGEQLDLELFQIMHGFYEQHCARWGPWGSKYLEQGFFEALAGLHREQVVLFAAHRGDPREPVAMSMCVRDDQHLWGRYWGSEEEIDCLHFEVCYYAPIEWAISQGIDSFDPGAGGSHKRRRGFVARPHASLHRWHHPQMDSLIRAWLPKVNGLMLEEIEAINAELPFKADAPSLSL, from the coding sequence ATGTCGTCACTTACGGCCCGCTGGCACCGTTCGATTCAGGAGATCCCCGAGAAGCACTGGCAGGCGCTGGTGGGTAATCAGGCCATTCCCTTTTATCGCTGGAGTTGGCTCGAGGCCCTGGAGAGCTCCGGCAGCATCGTTCCGGAGCAGGGCTGGCAGCCGCTGCATCTGGCCTTGTGGCGTGAGGATATCCCCATTGCGGTTGCGCCTCTTTACCTCAAGGGTCACAGCTATGGCGAATTCGTGTTCGACCAGACCTTTGCCCGTTTGGCCGGGGATCTGGGCCTGCGTTATTACCCGAAACTGCTGGGAATGAGCCCGGTGAGCCCGGTGCTGGGCTACCGCTTCCACGTGCTTCCCGGTGAAGATGAAGCGGAGCTCACAGCGGTGCTGCTGCAGGCGATTGATGCCTTCTGCGAGCACCACAGCATCCTCAGCTGCAATTTTCTCTACGTGGATCCCCAGTGGCGGCCGCTGGCGGAAGCGGCCGGCTGTGCCACCTGGCTGAACCAGCAGAGCCTCTGGAGCCGAGGCGACGATCAAAGCTTCGACGACTATCTCAACGGCTTCAACGCCAACCAACGCCGCAACATCAAACGGGAACGCAAAGCGGTGGCCAAGGCAGGGCTCATGGTGACTCCGCTCACAGGAGAGCAGTTGGATCTGGAGCTGTTCCAGATCATGCATGGCTTTTATGAGCAGCACTGCGCTCGCTGGGGGCCGTGGGGCAGCAAGTATTTGGAGCAGGGTTTTTTCGAGGCTTTGGCGGGGTTGCACCGGGAGCAGGTGGTGTTGTTTGCGGCCCATCGCGGTGATCCGCGCGAGCCCGTCGCCATGTCGATGTGCGTGCGCGACGACCAGCACCTCTGGGGCCGTTACTGGGGTAGCGAGGAGGAGATCGACTGTCTCCACTTCGAGGTTTGTTATTACGCCCCGATTGAATGGGCGATCAGCCAAGGGATCGACAGCTTTGATCCCGGGGCCGGCGGCAGCCATAAGCGGCGGCGGGGGTTTGTGGCCCGCCCCCACGCCAGCCTGCACCGTTGGCATCACCCGCAGATGGATAGTTTGATTCGGGCTTGGCTGCCCAAGGTGAATGGCTTGATGCTGGAGGAGATCGAAGCGATCAATGCGGAGCTGCCCTTCAAGGCGGATGCTCCATCGCTGAGTTTGTAA
- a CDS encoding RibD family protein, giving the protein MLPSDRPTQRPHVRLVLAVSLDGRLAPAEGGASQLGGEGDRAVLEQALAWADACLIGAGTLRAHQCTCLIRNADLIDQRLREGRGEQPIAVVVSHGNGFPMNWRFFQQPLQRWLLAPAAAAQGFDRWLPLGDCWNERLGRLAALGVERLVLLGGARLTADLLQADAVDQLQLTLVPRLLGGDHSWLPQGVAALPEGLALDGAWQLLEARPLGGNELMLSYQRQRG; this is encoded by the coding sequence TTGCTGCCGTCTGATCGTCCGACGCAACGTCCTCATGTTCGGTTGGTGCTGGCCGTCAGCCTTGATGGCCGGCTTGCACCGGCTGAGGGCGGTGCCTCACAGCTTGGTGGTGAGGGTGATCGGGCCGTTCTGGAGCAGGCCTTGGCCTGGGCTGATGCCTGTCTGATCGGTGCCGGCACCCTGCGGGCCCATCAATGCACCTGTCTGATCCGCAATGCCGATCTGATCGACCAGCGATTGCGTGAGGGCCGTGGAGAGCAACCGATTGCTGTGGTGGTCAGCCATGGCAATGGTTTTCCAATGAATTGGCGGTTTTTTCAGCAGCCACTGCAGCGTTGGCTGCTGGCACCAGCGGCTGCCGCCCAGGGATTTGATCGCTGGTTACCGCTAGGAGATTGCTGGAACGAGCGGTTGGGCCGTTTGGCTGCGCTGGGTGTGGAGCGCCTGGTTCTGCTCGGCGGTGCGCGGCTCACGGCAGATCTCTTGCAGGCTGATGCTGTTGATCAGTTGCAGCTCACCCTGGTGCCCAGGCTGCTGGGGGGGGACCACAGTTGGTTGCCACAGGGGGTTGCAGCTCTGCCAGAAGGTCTGGCCTTGGATGGGGCCTGGCAGTTGCTGGAGGCAAGGCCTCTTGGGGGGAATGAACTGATGCTCAGCTATCAGCGGCAGCGAGGCTGA
- a CDS encoding 6-carboxytetrahydropterin synthase, whose product MTETKSPPRHGQGRGCVITRRACFSASHRYWLPELSADDNAARFGPCAIAPGHGHNYELIVSMAGGLDADGMVLNLSEVKHAIRQDVTGQLDFRFLNEAWPEFDVSGPSGCLPTTEALVRVIWQRLSPHLPITALRLYEQPGLWADYLGHPMDAFLTIRTHFAAAHRLARPELSQEENEAIYGKCARPHGHGHNYLVDVTVRGEIDPRTGMVCDLSALQRLVDDLVVEPFDHTFLNKDVPFFAECVPTAENIALHIADRLSTPVKAIGAHLHKIRLQESPNNAAEVYAETPQLDLMPAALESVAAV is encoded by the coding sequence ATGACTGAAACGAAGTCACCACCACGCCACGGCCAAGGTCGCGGCTGCGTGATCACGCGGCGGGCCTGTTTCAGTGCCAGCCACCGTTATTGGCTGCCGGAGCTGTCGGCGGACGACAACGCGGCTCGCTTCGGGCCCTGCGCTATCGCCCCTGGCCATGGCCACAACTACGAGCTGATCGTGTCCATGGCCGGCGGCCTCGATGCCGATGGGATGGTGCTCAATCTCTCGGAGGTGAAGCACGCCATCCGCCAGGACGTGACGGGCCAACTGGACTTCCGCTTCCTCAATGAGGCCTGGCCGGAATTCGATGTATCGGGCCCCTCTGGCTGTCTGCCCACCACCGAAGCGCTGGTGCGGGTGATCTGGCAGCGCCTCAGCCCGCATCTGCCGATCACGGCATTGCGCCTTTACGAACAACCGGGCCTTTGGGCCGACTACCTCGGACATCCCATGGACGCCTTCCTCACCATCCGCACCCATTTCGCCGCTGCTCACCGTTTGGCCCGCCCTGAGCTGAGCCAGGAGGAGAACGAAGCGATCTACGGCAAGTGCGCCAGGCCCCATGGCCACGGCCACAACTACCTGGTGGATGTGACCGTGCGTGGTGAGATCGATCCCCGCACGGGAATGGTTTGCGATCTTTCCGCTCTCCAGCGCCTGGTGGATGATCTGGTGGTGGAGCCTTTTGACCACACCTTCCTCAATAAGGACGTTCCCTTCTTCGCTGAATGTGTGCCGACGGCCGAGAACATCGCCCTGCACATCGCCGACCGGCTCAGCACACCGGTAAAAGCGATAGGAGCCCATCTGCACAAGATTCGTTTGCAGGAAAGCCCCAACAACGCCGCTGAGGTCTACGCCGAGACCCCTCAGTTGGACCTGATGCCGGCTGCTTTGGAGTCGGTTGCTGCCGTCTGA
- a CDS encoding shikimate kinase translates to MSDPIPSLKQRLGGRSLYLVGMMGSGKTSTGRPLAERLGYGFVDADAVIEQAAGCSIPEIFERDGEAGFRALESQVLNAISQRHSLVVATGGGVVTQQENWGLLHSGVVIWLDVVPEQLMQRLKADSTVRPLLQTVDPDAALNTLLNQRRPFYAEADLTVVIDQETPDAVTDEILQLLPSLLKDPTQRRTD, encoded by the coding sequence ATGTCGGACCCAATTCCCTCCCTGAAGCAGCGCCTGGGCGGTCGCAGCCTGTATCTGGTGGGGATGATGGGCAGCGGCAAAACCAGCACCGGTCGCCCCCTGGCGGAACGACTGGGGTATGGCTTTGTGGATGCCGATGCCGTGATAGAGCAGGCCGCCGGCTGCAGCATTCCGGAGATTTTTGAGCGGGACGGTGAAGCAGGGTTCCGGGCCCTGGAAAGCCAGGTGCTCAACGCCATCAGCCAACGTCACTCCCTGGTGGTGGCCACCGGCGGTGGAGTGGTCACGCAACAGGAGAACTGGGGGCTGTTGCACAGTGGCGTCGTGATCTGGCTGGATGTGGTGCCAGAGCAACTCATGCAACGCCTCAAAGCGGACAGCACCGTGCGGCCGCTGCTCCAAACCGTCGATCCAGACGCTGCGCTCAACACGCTGCTCAACCAACGCAGGCCCTTTTATGCGGAGGCCGATCTCACCGTGGTCATCGACCAAGAAACGCCCGACGCCGTCACCGACGAGATCCTGCAATTGCTGCCCAGCCTGCTGAAAGATCCGACCCAGCGCCGAACCGACTGA
- a CDS encoding chlororespiratory reduction protein 7, translated as MSDPLIRALDDYVVLEPGKPEQLLSAADTLTWLSGWLRSLDQLPADLADQPDLDAAAQRLIDTACDLEISPGVTLQWFAVRLEPPTA; from the coding sequence ATGTCTGATCCCCTGATCCGTGCCCTTGATGACTATGTGGTGCTGGAGCCCGGCAAGCCGGAGCAGCTGCTCAGCGCCGCCGATACGTTGACATGGCTGAGCGGTTGGTTGCGGAGCCTGGATCAGTTGCCGGCCGATCTGGCGGATCAACCCGATCTGGATGCAGCGGCGCAGCGGTTGATCGATACCGCCTGTGATCTGGAGATCAGCCCTGGGGTGACCCTGCAGTGGTTTGCGGTGCGGTTGGAGCCGCCAACGGCTTGA
- a CDS encoding DUF6816 family protein, which produces MERRVWMLLISLTILLSGGPAWAQSSLEQRLNSWPNWSLPAPLPRPSNRDDLIYPEWFAGLWQVESIDLDAPGDPPLLHQARFETDRRGRLVGDRSFNATAIGRALLGEQLLRVEDDPDSANRQITRLKGDLYLETTVTGRRQDSPTADTFLADELVLQILHTPGAPRLSRIETLSRYSRCDDAICAEQWQGRYASPGESLRDQAVAHHHYHLRFTPLPGSAPSI; this is translated from the coding sequence ATGGAACGGCGCGTGTGGATGCTGCTGATCAGCCTCACCATCCTGCTCAGTGGCGGTCCCGCCTGGGCACAAAGCAGCCTGGAGCAACGGCTAAACAGCTGGCCCAACTGGAGCCTGCCGGCACCATTGCCGCGGCCGTCGAATCGGGACGATTTGATCTATCCCGAATGGTTTGCCGGGCTCTGGCAGGTGGAGAGCATCGATCTCGATGCCCCAGGCGACCCACCGCTGCTGCACCAGGCACGGTTTGAAACGGATCGCCGCGGCCGGCTCGTCGGCGATCGCAGCTTCAATGCCACCGCCATCGGCCGCGCCTTACTCGGGGAGCAGCTGCTGCGGGTGGAGGACGACCCCGACTCCGCCAACCGTCAGATCACCCGACTCAAAGGAGATCTGTACCTTGAAACCACGGTGACGGGCCGCCGTCAGGACTCCCCGACGGCCGACACCTTCCTGGCCGATGAACTGGTGCTGCAGATCCTGCACACCCCCGGAGCACCGCGACTCAGCCGGATCGAAACCCTCAGCCGCTATAGCCGCTGCGATGACGCCATCTGCGCCGAACAGTGGCAGGGGCGCTATGCCTCCCCGGGAGAAAGCCTGCGGGATCAGGCCGTCGCCCATCACCACTACCACCTGCGCTTCACACCTCTTCCAGGGTCCGCTCCATCAATTTGA
- a CDS encoding glutathione S-transferase, with product MLELHQFRHSAFCLKVRMVLQAKGLSFRTVEVTPGIGQVAVFRLSGQRQVPVLVDGDQVIADSSAIARHLEQREADPALIPADPRQAAQMHLIEDWADTTLAMAGRTALVQAAALDPELRVALLPDDLPDPVRSVMGAIPGGWVNNVTELVNQGERAELLASLDQLAASVEASPWLVGDSMTLADIAVAAQLSLLRFPSSAGAALAGKGVPGLSDHPKLQPLFQWRDQIELKLMERTLEEV from the coding sequence ATGCTGGAGCTCCATCAATTCCGCCACTCCGCCTTCTGCCTGAAGGTACGGATGGTGCTGCAGGCCAAAGGGCTCAGCTTCCGCACTGTGGAGGTGACGCCGGGCATCGGTCAGGTGGCGGTGTTCCGCCTTTCGGGGCAACGGCAGGTGCCGGTGCTCGTGGATGGCGATCAGGTGATTGCTGATTCTTCTGCCATTGCCCGTCATCTGGAACAGCGCGAAGCGGATCCGGCGCTGATTCCTGCTGATCCGCGTCAGGCCGCTCAGATGCACCTGATCGAAGACTGGGCTGACACCACCCTGGCAATGGCCGGTCGCACGGCCCTGGTGCAGGCGGCGGCGCTGGATCCAGAGTTGCGAGTGGCGCTGTTGCCCGATGACCTGCCCGACCCCGTGCGGTCGGTGATGGGAGCCATCCCCGGCGGGTGGGTGAACAACGTCACCGAACTGGTGAACCAGGGCGAGCGTGCTGAGCTGCTGGCGAGCCTGGACCAGTTGGCGGCCTCGGTTGAGGCGTCCCCCTGGCTGGTGGGCGACAGCATGACCCTGGCGGATATCGCCGTGGCTGCTCAGCTGTCGTTGCTGCGCTTCCCCTCGTCCGCCGGTGCGGCTCTTGCTGGCAAGGGGGTTCCGGGTCTGAGCGATCACCCCAAGCTGCAGCCGCTGTTCCAGTGGCGTGATCAGATCGAGCTCAAATTGATGGAGCGGACCCTGGAAGAGGTGTGA
- a CDS encoding DUF751 family protein, whose translation MREFFLNVTRYPRYLVAFTLGVMNSVAEPLARRRSNPVTAVALIGALISGFISLSLVLRAMVTSAPMA comes from the coding sequence ATGCGGGAGTTCTTCCTCAACGTCACCCGCTACCCCCGCTATCTGGTGGCGTTCACCTTGGGCGTGATGAATTCCGTCGCAGAGCCCCTGGCCCGGCGGCGCAGCAATCCCGTCACCGCCGTGGCCTTGATCGGTGCCCTGATCAGCGGTTTCATCAGCCTAAGCCTGGTGCTGCGTGCCATGGTGACCTCAGCACCGATGGCGTGA
- the rbfA gene encoding 30S ribosome-binding factor RbfA produces the protein MAQGRRVERVAALIRKETSELLINGIRDERVHQGMVSITNVEVSGDLQHCKIFVSIFGDEASQPQVMEGLQAASGYLKGELGRRLQMRRAPDVVFQLDRGIERGTSVLGLLNKLEDERKERGEIPAGSDELPAE, from the coding sequence ATGGCACAGGGGCGTCGAGTCGAGCGGGTGGCGGCCCTGATCCGCAAGGAAACCAGTGAACTGCTGATCAATGGCATCCGCGACGAACGGGTGCATCAGGGGATGGTCAGCATCACCAACGTGGAGGTCTCCGGTGATCTGCAGCACTGCAAGATCTTCGTGAGCATCTTTGGCGATGAGGCCAGCCAACCGCAGGTGATGGAAGGGTTGCAGGCCGCCAGCGGCTATCTGAAGGGAGAACTCGGCCGGCGGCTGCAGATGCGTCGCGCACCGGATGTGGTGTTCCAGCTGGACCGCGGCATCGAGAGGGGCACCTCGGTGCTGGGTCTGCTCAACAAACTCGAGGACGAGCGCAAGGAGCGAGGGGAGATCCCGGCGGGAAGCGATGAGCTGCCGGCCGAGTGA
- a CDS encoding glycoside hydrolase family 3 N-terminal domain-containing protein, whose amino-acid sequence MSCRPSDPLQRQVAELLVVRASGHLDDQHRRYPQWELSNDELQRLLNAGVGGVILLGGSAVELQQRTRQLQSWSDQQLLLCADVEEGVGQRFDGASWLVPPLALGRLHQIDPEQAIALAERYGHCTADQARRCGLNWVLGPVCDVNNNPANPVINVRAWGEEPTTAGALAAAFQRGLARGGVLGCAKHFPGHGDTASDSHLDLPVLPHSRERLEQVEFPPFSAAIAAGVDSVMTAHLLLPQLDPQQPATLSSVVLSDLLRGALGFNGLVVTDALVMEAITARHGPADAAVLAFEAGADLILMPADADAAISGISQAIAQGRIPIQRLHAALRRRREALARVQPSSPGLPLPTPAERELEQQLVTASLEQSFTAPIPPGEGINLIRVDAAWPCPALNGAAPALRLPQQHGFRSVVIHGQGVSPWQDDPEAPLALERLGDGPVLLQLFLRGNPFRGERDRQEPWRAAVQQLQRLDLLAGLIVYGSPYLWEELRSVLAPSIAAAFSPGQMPEAQCQLLSSLLQQPSDSPQSRDFTD is encoded by the coding sequence ATGAGCTGCCGGCCGAGTGATCCGCTGCAGCGGCAGGTGGCCGAGCTGCTGGTGGTGCGCGCCAGTGGCCACCTCGATGATCAACATCGTCGGTATCCCCAGTGGGAGCTCAGCAATGACGAACTGCAACGGCTGCTGAACGCCGGAGTTGGCGGGGTGATCCTGCTGGGGGGCAGCGCTGTGGAACTGCAGCAACGCACCCGGCAACTCCAAAGCTGGAGTGATCAGCAGCTGCTGCTTTGCGCTGATGTGGAGGAAGGCGTCGGTCAGCGGTTTGATGGTGCCAGCTGGCTGGTCCCCCCCCTGGCCCTGGGGCGGCTGCACCAGATCGACCCAGAACAAGCCATCGCCCTGGCGGAACGCTATGGCCACTGCACCGCAGACCAGGCCAGGCGCTGCGGCTTGAACTGGGTGCTCGGCCCGGTCTGCGACGTCAACAACAACCCGGCCAACCCGGTGATCAACGTGCGGGCCTGGGGTGAGGAACCCACCACCGCCGGCGCCCTTGCCGCTGCCTTCCAACGGGGCCTGGCCCGTGGCGGTGTGTTGGGCTGCGCCAAGCACTTCCCGGGCCATGGCGACACCGCCAGCGATTCCCACCTGGACCTACCGGTGCTGCCCCACTCCCGTGAACGGTTGGAGCAGGTGGAATTCCCACCCTTCAGCGCAGCCATCGCCGCCGGCGTCGACAGCGTGATGACCGCTCACCTGCTGCTGCCGCAGCTGGATCCCCAGCAGCCCGCCACTCTTTCAAGCGTCGTGTTGAGCGATCTGCTGCGGGGAGCGTTGGGCTTCAACGGCCTGGTGGTGACGGACGCCCTGGTGATGGAAGCCATCACAGCTCGCCATGGCCCAGCGGATGCTGCCGTGCTGGCCTTTGAGGCCGGCGCTGATCTGATCCTGATGCCCGCCGATGCCGATGCCGCCATCTCCGGCATCAGTCAGGCCATCGCCCAGGGACGCATCCCCATCCAACGGCTGCATGCCGCCCTCAGGCGGCGGCGCGAGGCGCTGGCCCGGGTGCAGCCGTCATCGCCTGGGCTCCCCTTACCCACCCCAGCGGAACGGGAGCTGGAACAGCAGTTGGTGACCGCCAGCCTGGAACAGTCATTCACCGCGCCCATTCCCCCTGGCGAAGGCATCAACCTGATCCGGGTCGATGCCGCCTGGCCCTGCCCTGCTTTGAACGGTGCAGCCCCAGCCCTGCGTTTGCCGCAACAGCATGGATTCCGCAGCGTTGTGATTCACGGCCAGGGGGTCTCCCCCTGGCAGGACGACCCAGAGGCCCCCTTGGCGCTGGAGCGGTTGGGCGATGGCCCGGTGTTGCTGCAGCTGTTTCTGCGGGGGAATCCCTTCCGCGGTGAACGCGACCGGCAGGAACCCTGGCGCGCTGCGGTGCAACAGCTGCAACGGCTGGATCTTCTGGCCGGCCTGATCGTGTACGGCAGTCCATATCTCTGGGAGGAGTTGCGCTCTGTGTTGGCCCCCTCCATCGCGGCAGCCTTCAGCCCAGGGCAGATGCCAGAGGCCCAGTGCCAGCTACTCAGCAGCCTGCTGCAACAGCCATCAGACAGCCCCCAGAGCCGGGACTTCACCGACTGA